Proteins encoded within one genomic window of Pongo pygmaeus isolate AG05252 chromosome 18, NHGRI_mPonPyg2-v2.0_pri, whole genome shotgun sequence:
- the LOC129015003 gene encoding activated RNA polymerase II transcriptional coactivator p15-like produces the protein MPKSKELVSSSSSGSDPDSEVDKKLKRKKQVAPEKPVKKQKTGKTWRALSSSKQSSSSRDDNKFQSGKMRYVGVRDFKGKVLIDIREYWMDPEGETKPGRKGISLNPEQWSQLTEQISDIDDAVRKL, from the coding sequence ATGCCTAAATCAAAGGAACTTGTTTCTTCAAGCTCTTCTGGCAGTGATCCTGACAGTGAGGTTGACAAAAAGTTAAAGAGGAAAAAGCAAGTTGCTCCAGAAAAACCTGTAAAGAAGCAAAAGACAGGCAAAACTTGGAGAGCTCTGTCATCTTCTAAACAGAGCAGCAGTAGCAGAGATGATAACAAGTTTCAGAGTGGGAAAATGAGGTACGTTGGCGTTCGAGATTTTAAAGGCAAAGTGCTAATTGATATTAGAGAATATTGGATGGATCCTGAAGGTGAAACGAAACCAGGAAGAAAAGGTATTTCTTTAAATCCAGAACAATGGAGCCAGCTGACGGAACAGATTTCTGACATTGATGATGCAGTAAGAAAACTGTAA
- the LOC129015004 gene encoding ribosomal biogenesis factor-like, translating into MAKNKLGGQKSRNGLHKASQKHFKAKNKAKPVTTNLELIPHWHHESEPVNVDKATGLMA; encoded by the exons ATGGCCAAGAACAAATTAGGAGGGCAGAAGTCCAGGAATGGACTTCACAAAGCCAGCCAAAAACACTTTAAggctaaaaacaaagcaaaaccagtTACCacgaatct AGAACTGATTCCCCATTGGCATCATGAAAGTGAACCAGTTAATGTTGACAAAGCTACAGGATTAATGGCTTAG